The Aerococcus loyolae genome contains the following window.
TAGCGCTTGCCTAAGGTTAATTGCAATTTACGGGTAATGGCCATGGGTGCCATAAACAAGGCAATCACTAGTGCCAATAGACTTACCTGTAAGCTATTAAATAGGAAAATCCCTAAAAAGATTAAGAGATAGACCCAAGGTTGGAATTGTGTCAGGCTTTGGATGATTTGCTTTTGCCCTTGGCTATCCAAGTCCGTGCTAAAATCAGCATAAGGGAAGCTTTGTTGCTGACCCATAAAGGAGAATGTGATATTTTGCGGATTTGTATAAATGGTTAGGGCTGATGAATCGATTTTTTTAAGGTCTTCTTGACTGATCTGGTCTTTGGGATTATAGACATAGTTTAAGAAATCAGTCTTATTGATAAAGGCCTGGTCCTTTTCACTGACTAGTTGGTTATTTTCAATCGTAAAATCGGGGATGGATTGAATGATGCTAGCTCCATTGCCTCTCACCGTATGAAGTA
Protein-coding sequences here:
- a CDS encoding DUF1189 family protein, with translation MKTLRLFFDSIFRFKDTLVAFYMTLKHKLVYIFLLSLVMTLPAIQPSYQLLHTVRGNGASIIQSIPDFTIENNQLVSEKDQAFINKTDFLNYVYNPKDQISQEDLKKIDSSALTIYTNPQNITFSFMGQQQSFPYADFSTDLDSQGQKQIIQSLTQFQPWVYLLIFLGIFLFNSLQVSLLALVIALFMAPMAITRKLQLTLGKRYNFALTAMTFPLVLIQLVHLFGYQVSFSFYIILFTALIRIWAFTKQIKVVKIDPKQWEANKDQVKNDKNLVNLDKQDEETNREDDPDHSNKNDD